The following are encoded in a window of Kaistia algarum genomic DNA:
- a CDS encoding SDR family NAD(P)-dependent oxidoreductase, with the protein MDLKLGGKVALVTGPAKGMGAAVSKAFASEGCRLVLLGRDLVAIEPVAANIRAAGGEVLVTACDVTSESACEAAVEAARQRFGGAIDILVNVAGGTGPIGKTGAQTSGDEFRDIVDVNMTGCFNMIRAVAPVMMAQNSGKIVNVGGTFGMRGRAGRVAYSASKWGLRGLTKSFALELGASNINVNCVAPGMVDGPRFRDKVCRDMAEKLGISEAEAARRHAEDYALKRISTDADVANACLFLASDASRQITGVDLPVDGGWAAL; encoded by the coding sequence ATGGATCTGAAACTCGGCGGCAAGGTCGCCCTGGTCACCGGCCCCGCCAAGGGCATGGGCGCCGCTGTCAGCAAGGCCTTCGCGTCCGAAGGCTGCCGCCTGGTGCTGCTCGGCCGCGATCTCGTTGCGATCGAGCCCGTCGCGGCGAATATCCGCGCGGCTGGGGGCGAGGTGCTGGTTACGGCCTGCGACGTTACCAGCGAGAGCGCCTGCGAAGCCGCGGTCGAAGCCGCGCGCCAGCGCTTCGGCGGCGCGATCGATATTCTGGTCAACGTCGCCGGCGGCACCGGTCCGATCGGCAAGACCGGCGCGCAGACATCGGGCGACGAGTTCCGCGACATTGTCGACGTCAACATGACGGGCTGCTTCAACATGATCCGCGCCGTGGCGCCGGTCATGATGGCGCAGAATTCCGGCAAGATCGTCAATGTCGGCGGCACCTTCGGCATGCGCGGACGAGCGGGCCGCGTCGCCTATTCCGCCTCGAAATGGGGTCTGCGCGGCCTCACCAAGAGCTTCGCGCTCGAACTGGGCGCCTCCAACATCAACGTCAACTGCGTCGCGCCGGGCATGGTCGACGGGCCGCGCTTTCGCGACAAGGTCTGCCGCGACATGGCAGAGAAGCTCGGCATCAGCGAGGCCGAGGCCGCTCGCCGCCACGCCGAGGACTATGCGCTGAAGCGCATCTCCACCGACGCCGACGTGGCGAATGCCTGCCTCTTCCTCGCCAGCGATGCCTCGCGCCAGATTACTGGCGTCGACCTCCCCGTCGATGGCGGCTGGGCGGCGCTCTAG
- a CDS encoding amidohydrolase family protein: MAGSAVDAIEVGAVLATPGRGPAMGSAVIRIADGRVASIEPLDGPGNGTIAIAAPVNAHDHGRGLRTLAFGAVDDALEAWIPTLPREPKLDAYHRAVVAFARMAEGGVCATNHSHGPQDPTRILEEAEAVSRAARDVGIHVAFAAPFTDRNLLAYGDQKTFIAAAEPSLRPRLESRFGSAKDVAAFLRQVDEMAAFEHEKFSLQYCPVGAQWVSDASLAAIAEASALNGRRIHMHFLETRYQREWADHTYPDGIVRRLDEIGLLSPRLSLAHGVYLTEAESVLLAERGVIVSVNTSSNLRLRSGIAPVEAFVKTGLRFGAGLDAQSMDDDDDMLREMRLLYVNHRGWGLDDVVTAERLFQAATIDGRRAVIGEDGGGRLEVGAPADILILDYAGMAPDLLSAKADPTNVLLTRATRKHISRLIVAGRLVVENGRCVSVDKVSLEAELIAEAKANWNAAPPDDEVTAATKRAVRRFYGCGCHFGAGLR, encoded by the coding sequence ATGGCTGGGTCGGCGGTGGATGCGATCGAAGTAGGCGCTGTGCTCGCGACGCCGGGACGCGGCCCGGCCATGGGGTCGGCTGTCATCCGGATCGCCGATGGCCGCGTCGCCTCGATCGAACCGCTGGATGGCCCGGGCAATGGCACGATCGCGATCGCGGCGCCGGTCAACGCGCATGATCATGGCCGCGGCCTCCGGACACTCGCCTTCGGCGCGGTCGACGACGCACTGGAAGCATGGATCCCGACGCTGCCGCGCGAGCCGAAGCTCGACGCCTATCATCGCGCCGTCGTTGCCTTTGCGCGCATGGCCGAGGGCGGCGTCTGCGCGACCAACCATTCGCATGGGCCGCAGGATCCGACCCGGATCCTGGAGGAAGCGGAAGCGGTGTCACGGGCGGCGCGCGATGTCGGCATTCACGTCGCCTTTGCCGCGCCTTTCACCGATCGCAATTTGCTCGCCTATGGCGATCAGAAGACCTTTATCGCCGCCGCCGAGCCTTCGCTGCGCCCGCGCCTTGAATCAAGATTTGGCTCGGCGAAGGACGTTGCCGCATTTCTGCGGCAGGTCGACGAGATGGCCGCCTTCGAGCATGAAAAATTTTCGCTGCAATACTGTCCCGTCGGCGCGCAGTGGGTTTCCGACGCCTCGCTTGCCGCGATCGCCGAAGCCTCGGCGCTGAACGGTCGCCGCATCCATATGCATTTCCTGGAAACCCGCTACCAGCGAGAATGGGCCGATCACACCTATCCGGACGGCATCGTCCGCCGCCTCGACGAGATCGGCCTGCTGTCGCCGCGCCTGTCGCTGGCGCATGGCGTCTATCTGACGGAGGCAGAGAGTGTGCTGCTGGCCGAGCGCGGCGTCATCGTATCGGTCAACACCTCGTCGAATCTGCGCCTGCGTTCGGGCATCGCGCCCGTTGAAGCCTTCGTGAAGACGGGCCTGCGTTTCGGCGCCGGGCTGGACGCGCAGTCCATGGATGATGACGATGACATGCTGCGCGAGATGCGGCTGCTTTATGTGAACCATCGCGGCTGGGGCCTCGACGACGTGGTGACGGCCGAGCGCCTGTTCCAGGCGGCGACGATCGACGGCCGACGGGCGGTGATCGGCGAGGATGGCGGAGGCAGGCTGGAGGTCGGCGCGCCCGCTGATATCCTGATCCTAGACTATGCCGGCATGGCGCCCGACCTGCTTTCGGCAAAGGCCGACCCGACCAACGTGCTTTTGACCCGCGCGACGCGCAAGCACATCAGCCGGCTTATCGTGGCGGGCCGCCTCGTCGTCGAAAATGGACGCTGCGTCAGCGTCGACAAGGTGTCGCTGGAAGCGGAACTGATCGCAGAGGCGAAGGCGAACTGGAACGCCGCCCCGCCCGACGACGAAGTCACCGCCGCGACGAAACGAGCCGTGCGCCGGTTCTATGGCTGCGGCTGCCATTTCGGCGCCGGGCTGCGGTAG
- a CDS encoding aldose 1-epimerase family protein encodes MTTITLSNGTLSAEIATLGAELQSLKDSAGREWLWQADPAFWPRHAPVLFPIVGKAAGGKVRVGDKEYPIGQHGFARDSEFEIVEQTPSSVALRLIESTATRQHYPFDFELVMHYALEGTTLHQTATIRNPGGDSLPASFGYHPGFAWPLPDTEAAQTDHIVLFEKDEPAEIRRLGPGGVEAKGRPSPVAGRCLALDPSLFDDDAMIFDRLESRSLWFGVPGKPGLRADFPDMPYLGLWMKPGAPYLCIEPWQGHAAPEGFAGDIGDMPGMMHIAPGASEARHMSVTLEAPE; translated from the coding sequence ATGACCACCATCACCCTTTCCAACGGCACCCTCTCCGCCGAAATCGCCACGCTCGGCGCCGAGTTGCAGTCGCTGAAGGATTCCGCCGGTCGCGAATGGCTCTGGCAGGCCGATCCTGCCTTCTGGCCGCGTCATGCGCCGGTCCTGTTTCCGATCGTCGGCAAGGCGGCCGGCGGTAAGGTTCGCGTCGGCGACAAGGAATATCCGATCGGTCAGCACGGCTTCGCGCGCGACAGCGAATTCGAGATCGTCGAGCAAACCCCGTCCAGCGTCGCGCTGCGTCTCATCGAGAGCACGGCGACGCGCCAGCACTACCCGTTCGATTTCGAACTGGTGATGCACTACGCGCTGGAGGGCACGACGCTGCATCAGACGGCGACGATCCGCAATCCGGGCGGCGACAGCCTGCCGGCTTCCTTCGGCTATCATCCCGGCTTCGCCTGGCCGCTGCCGGACACGGAGGCCGCGCAGACCGATCACATCGTCCTGTTCGAGAAGGATGAGCCGGCCGAAATCCGTCGCCTTGGACCGGGCGGCGTCGAGGCCAAGGGGCGTCCATCCCCGGTCGCAGGGCGTTGTCTGGCGCTCGATCCGTCGCTGTTCGACGACGATGCGATGATCTTCGATCGGCTGGAGAGCCGCTCGCTCTGGTTCGGCGTTCCTGGTAAGCCGGGCCTCCGCGCCGATTTCCCCGACATGCCCTATCTCGGCCTCTGGATGAAGCCGGGCGCGCCCTATCTATGCATCGAGCCCTGGCAGGGCCACGCCGCGCCCGAAGGTTTTGCCGGCGATATTGGCGACATGCCCGGCATGATGCACATCGCCCCGGGTGCCAGCGAGGCGCGCCATATGTCCGTGACTCTTGAGGCTCCGGAATAA
- a CDS encoding formate dehydrogenase subunit delta — protein MSPEKLVYMANQIAIFFAAQGEEAAPAAVAEHLHQFWDPRMRRAIVAFVAAGGEGLDPVAAKAVGLLAAEARPERATAV, from the coding sequence ATGTCGCCTGAAAAACTCGTCTACATGGCCAACCAGATCGCGATCTTCTTCGCCGCCCAGGGCGAGGAAGCCGCCCCGGCCGCCGTCGCCGAGCATCTCCATCAATTCTGGGATCCCCGCATGCGCCGCGCGATCGTCGCCTTTGTCGCGGCAGGCGGCGAAGGGCTCGATCCTGTGGCGGCGAAGGCGGTGGGGCTGCTGGCTGCGGAAGCGAGGCCGGAGCGAGCCACAGCCGTCTGA
- the fdhD gene encoding formate dehydrogenase accessory sulfurtransferase FdhD, protein MSAPFREAATTSWRDGTASASSRIVPEETAVALTFGGSTQAVMMATPADLEDFAYGFSLTEGIVASAADILSVETIESELGIELRIELAEARASRLTARRRATAGPVGCGLCGIESLEEAARAAPLVGTGGIFAAAEIEAAMASIGALQAMNERTHAVHAAAFWRPGEPVGRLREDVGRHNALDKLAGALARSALDPRGGAVLLTSRVSVEMVQKAARIGAELIVAVSAPTALAIRTAETAGITLAAIARADGFEVFTHPERIVFPAASADKGRHVA, encoded by the coding sequence GTGTCGGCGCCCTTCCGCGAGGCGGCAACGACAAGCTGGCGGGACGGCACCGCATCGGCTTCGTCGCGAATCGTGCCGGAAGAAACGGCGGTGGCGCTGACTTTTGGCGGCTCGACGCAAGCCGTCATGATGGCGACGCCAGCCGATCTGGAGGATTTCGCCTACGGCTTCAGCCTGACCGAGGGTATCGTGGCAAGCGCCGCCGACATCCTTTCGGTCGAGACGATCGAGAGCGAGCTTGGCATCGAGCTCCGGATCGAACTGGCCGAGGCGCGAGCCAGTCGCCTTACCGCGCGCCGCCGAGCCACGGCCGGTCCGGTCGGCTGCGGCCTGTGCGGCATCGAAAGCCTCGAGGAAGCTGCCCGCGCCGCGCCGCTGGTCGGCACGGGCGGGATTTTCGCGGCAGCCGAGATCGAGGCGGCGATGGCCTCGATCGGCGCGCTTCAGGCGATGAACGAGCGCACTCATGCTGTCCATGCGGCGGCATTCTGGCGTCCGGGCGAGCCGGTTGGGCGGCTCCGCGAGGATGTCGGCCGCCACAATGCGCTCGACAAGCTCGCTGGCGCACTCGCCCGTTCCGCGCTCGATCCTCGCGGCGGCGCGGTGCTTTTGACCAGCCGCGTCTCCGTCGAGATGGTGCAGAAGGCGGCGCGCATCGGCGCCGAATTGATCGTCGCCGTCTCGGCCCCGACGGCGCTGGCGATCCGCACCGCCGAGACCGCCGGCATCACCCTCGCCGCGATCGCGCGCGCCGACGGCTTCGAGGTCTTTACCCATCCCGAGCGGATCGTCTTTCCCGCCGCCAGCGCCGACAAGGGCCGTCATGTCGCCTGA
- the fdhF gene encoding formate dehydrogenase subunit alpha has product MSLIHEIDYGTPASKSEKTVRLTIDGQSVAVPAGTSLMRAAAEMGTAIPKLCATDTVDAFGSCRMCLVEVDGMRGTPASCTTLATEGMVVHTQTERLKKLRKGVMELYISDHPLDCLTCAANGDCELQDMAGAVGLREVRYPEAGANHFHARHGGEDNERFLKEDISNPYFTYDPSKCIVCSRCVRACEEVQGTFALTIEGRGFDSRVSPGMHESFLGSECVSCGACVQACPTATLTEKSVIEIGQPEHSVVTTCAYCGVGCSFKAEMRGEEVVRMVPWKDGKANRGHSCVKGRFAWGYTNHRDRILNPMVREKITDPWREVSWEEAFSHVASEFRRIQAKAGKDSIGGITSSRCTNEETFLVQKLVRAGFGNNNVDTCARVCHSPTGYGLKTAFGTSAGTQDFDSVEHSDVVLVIGANPTDGHPVFASRLKKRLRQGAKLIVIDPRRIDLVRSPHVEAAHHLPLKPGTNVAVLSALAHVIVTEGLVDEKFVRERCDLDEFAHWAAFVAEERNSPEAVERVSGVPAADIRAAARLYATGGNAAIYYGLGVTEHSQGSTTVMAIANLAMATGNLGRPGVGVNPLRGQNNVQGSCDMGSFPHEMPGYRHISDDATRDIFEKLWGVTLDNEPGLRIPNMFDAALDGSFLGLYVQGEDIVQSDPDTHHVTSGLSAMECVVVHDLFLNETSNYAHVFLPGSTFLEKDGTFTNAERRINRVRKVMAPKNGADEKNGLADWEVTQRLAQAMGLDWHYTHPSEIMAEIAATTPSFTGVTYDRLDALGSVQWPCNEMAPEGTPVMHIGGFARGLGKFMITEYVPTDEKTGPRFPLLLTTGRILSQYNVGAQTRRTPNVVWHEEDVLEIHPHDAENRGLRDGDFVRVASRAGETTLRARITDRVAPGVVYTTFHHPLTQVNVITTDYSDWATNCPEYKVTAVQVAPSNGPSAWQEEYREHSDESRRILGRLDAAE; this is encoded by the coding sequence ATGTCGCTCATCCACGAGATCGACTACGGCACGCCGGCCTCGAAGTCGGAGAAGACCGTCCGCCTGACCATTGATGGCCAATCCGTCGCGGTGCCGGCCGGTACCTCGCTGATGCGCGCCGCCGCCGAGATGGGCACGGCGATCCCGAAGCTCTGTGCGACCGACACGGTCGACGCCTTCGGCTCCTGCCGCATGTGCCTGGTCGAGGTCGACGGCATGCGCGGCACGCCGGCCTCCTGCACGACGCTCGCCACTGAGGGCATGGTCGTCCACACGCAGACCGAGCGGTTGAAGAAGCTGCGCAAAGGCGTGATGGAGCTCTATATCTCCGATCACCCGCTCGACTGCCTGACCTGCGCGGCCAATGGCGATTGCGAATTGCAGGATATGGCCGGCGCGGTGGGCCTTCGCGAAGTGCGCTATCCCGAGGCCGGCGCCAACCATTTCCACGCGCGCCATGGCGGCGAGGACAACGAGCGCTTCCTGAAAGAGGACATTTCCAACCCCTATTTCACCTATGATCCGTCGAAATGCATCGTCTGCTCGCGCTGCGTTCGCGCCTGCGAGGAGGTGCAGGGCACCTTCGCGCTGACGATCGAGGGCCGCGGCTTCGACAGCCGCGTCTCGCCGGGCATGCATGAAAGCTTCCTCGGTTCCGAATGCGTCTCCTGCGGCGCCTGCGTGCAGGCCTGCCCAACGGCGACCTTGACCGAGAAGAGCGTCATCGAGATCGGCCAGCCGGAACATTCAGTGGTGACGACCTGCGCCTATTGCGGCGTCGGCTGTTCGTTCAAGGCCGAGATGCGCGGCGAGGAAGTCGTGCGCATGGTGCCGTGGAAGGACGGCAAGGCCAATCGCGGCCATTCCTGCGTCAAGGGCCGCTTCGCCTGGGGCTACACCAACCATCGCGACCGCATCCTCAATCCGATGGTCCGCGAGAAGATCACCGATCCGTGGCGCGAAGTCTCCTGGGAGGAGGCGTTCTCTCATGTGGCGAGCGAATTCCGCCGTATCCAGGCGAAGGCCGGCAAGGATTCGATCGGCGGCATCACCTCCTCGCGCTGCACCAACGAGGAAACCTTCCTCGTGCAGAAGCTGGTCCGCGCCGGCTTCGGCAACAACAATGTCGATACCTGCGCCCGCGTCTGCCATTCGCCGACCGGCTATGGCCTCAAGACCGCCTTCGGCACTTCGGCCGGCACGCAGGATTTCGACAGTGTCGAGCATTCCGACGTCGTGCTGGTCATCGGCGCCAACCCGACGGATGGCCATCCGGTCTTCGCCTCGCGGCTGAAGAAGCGCCTGCGCCAAGGTGCCAAGCTGATCGTCATCGACCCGCGCCGCATCGATCTGGTGCGCAGCCCCCATGTCGAGGCCGCACATCATCTGCCGCTGAAGCCGGGCACCAATGTCGCGGTGCTCTCCGCGCTCGCCCATGTCATCGTCACCGAAGGCCTCGTCGACGAAAAATTCGTGCGCGAGCGCTGCGATCTCGACGAATTCGCGCATTGGGCCGCCTTCGTCGCCGAGGAACGCAATTCGCCCGAGGCGGTCGAGCGCGTCTCCGGCGTTCCCGCTGCTGACATCCGCGCCGCGGCCCGCCTCTACGCGACCGGCGGCAATGCTGCGATCTATTACGGCCTCGGCGTCACCGAACACAGCCAGGGCTCGACGACCGTCATGGCGATCGCCAATCTCGCCATGGCGACCGGCAATCTCGGCCGGCCGGGCGTCGGCGTGAACCCGCTGCGCGGCCAGAACAATGTCCAGGGCTCCTGCGACATGGGCTCTTTCCCCCATGAGATGCCGGGCTATCGCCATATCTCCGACGACGCGACGCGCGATATCTTCGAGAAGCTCTGGGGCGTGACGCTCGATAACGAGCCGGGGCTGCGCATTCCGAACATGTTCGACGCTGCGCTCGATGGCTCGTTCCTCGGCCTCTATGTCCAGGGCGAGGACATCGTCCAGTCCGATCCGGACACGCATCACGTCACCTCGGGTCTTTCGGCGATGGAATGCGTCGTCGTCCACGACCTGTTCCTGAACGAGACGTCCAACTATGCCCATGTCTTCCTGCCGGGCTCGACCTTCCTCGAAAAGGACGGGACCTTCACCAATGCCGAGCGGCGCATCAACCGCGTCCGCAAGGTGATGGCGCCCAAGAATGGCGCGGACGAAAAGAATGGTCTGGCCGATTGGGAGGTGACGCAGCGCCTCGCCCAGGCGATGGGCCTCGACTGGCACTACACCCATCCGTCCGAGATCATGGCCGAGATCGCGGCGACGACGCCGAGCTTCACCGGCGTGACCTATGACAGGCTGGACGCGCTCGGCTCGGTGCAATGGCCCTGCAACGAGATGGCGCCGGAAGGCACGCCGGTCATGCATATCGGCGGCTTCGCGCGCGGCCTCGGCAAGTTCATGATCACCGAATATGTGCCGACCGACGAGAAGACCGGCCCTCGCTTCCCACTGCTGCTCACCACCGGCCGCATCCTCTCCCAGTATAATGTCGGCGCGCAGACGCGGCGGACGCCCAATGTCGTCTGGCACGAGGAGGACGTGCTGGAGATCCATCCACACGATGCCGAGAACCGGGGTCTGCGCGATGGCGACTTCGTCCGCGTGGCGAGCCGGGCCGGCGAGACGACCTTGCGCGCCCGCATCACCGACCGCGTGGCGCCGGGCGTCGTCTACACGACGTTCCACCACCCGCTGACGCAGGTGAACGTCATCACCACGGATTATTCCGACTGGGCCACCAATTGCCCGGAATACAAGGTGACCGCCGTGCAGGTGGCGCCCTCCAACGGACCGAGCGCCTGGCAGGAAGAGTATCGCGAGCACTCCGACGAGAGCCGGCGCATTCTCGGCCGGCTCGACGCGGCGGAATAG
- a CDS encoding NADH-ubiquinone oxidoreductase-F iron-sulfur binding region domain-containing protein, with translation MSAVRIFVPGDSGALAVGADAVADAIRAAAAERGLAIEIIRNGSRGAYFLEPLVEVETPAGRVAFGPVAPGDVGELVAAGLFEGRGARLFHGPADEIPFLKSQTRFTFARCGIVDPASIADYASKGGWVGMSKAAALEPAAIVDLVTKSGLRGRGGAGFPTGIKWKTVLEAAGPRKFIVANADEGDSGTFADRMLMEGDPFLLIEGMAIAGFACGAEKGYIYIRSEYPHSIARMEAAIASARAAGYLGADVAGSGRAFELEVRVGAGAYVCGEETALLESLEGERGQVRAKPPLPAHKGLFGAPTAINNLVTLASVPFILAEGPEAYAVVGYGRSRGTMPVQIAGNVKHGGLYEVGFGVTLGDLVNAIGGGTLTGRPVKAVQVGGPLGAYFPPSLFDTPFDYEAFAARDGLIGHGGVVVFDDTVEMGEMARFALEFCGIESCGKCTPCRIGAVRGVEVMDEILVGRDVEVNTALIEDLCETMKFGSLCALGGFTPYPVLSALHHYPDDFGLKPKLAAAAE, from the coding sequence ATGAGCGCCGTACGGATCTTCGTGCCCGGCGATTCCGGCGCGCTCGCCGTTGGCGCCGATGCGGTCGCGGATGCGATCCGCGCCGCGGCGGCGGAGCGCGGCCTCGCGATCGAGATCATCCGCAACGGTTCACGCGGCGCCTATTTCCTGGAGCCGCTGGTCGAGGTCGAGACGCCCGCCGGCCGCGTTGCCTTCGGCCCGGTCGCGCCCGGCGATGTCGGCGAACTGGTCGCCGCGGGCTTGTTCGAGGGACGTGGGGCGCGGCTGTTCCATGGCCCGGCCGACGAGATCCCGTTCCTCAAGAGCCAGACCCGCTTCACCTTCGCCCGCTGCGGCATCGTCGATCCAGCCTCGATCGCGGACTACGCGTCCAAGGGCGGCTGGGTCGGGATGTCAAAGGCCGCTGCGCTGGAGCCCGCGGCGATCGTCGATCTCGTCACGAAATCGGGCCTCCGCGGCCGCGGCGGCGCCGGCTTCCCGACCGGCATCAAGTGGAAGACGGTGCTGGAGGCGGCGGGTCCACGCAAATTCATCGTCGCCAATGCCGATGAGGGCGACAGCGGCACCTTCGCCGACCGCATGCTGATGGAAGGTGATCCGTTCCTGCTGATCGAAGGCATGGCGATCGCCGGCTTCGCCTGCGGCGCGGAGAAGGGCTACATCTATATCCGCTCCGAATATCCCCATTCCATCGCCCGGATGGAGGCGGCGATCGCCTCGGCGCGGGCTGCGGGCTATCTCGGCGCCGATGTCGCCGGATCGGGCCGCGCCTTCGAGCTGGAAGTCCGGGTCGGAGCCGGAGCCTATGTCTGCGGCGAGGAGACGGCGCTGCTCGAAAGTCTCGAAGGTGAGCGCGGCCAGGTCCGCGCCAAGCCGCCGCTGCCGGCGCATAAGGGCCTCTTCGGCGCGCCGACGGCGATCAACAATCTGGTGACGCTCGCCTCCGTGCCGTTCATCCTCGCCGAAGGGCCGGAAGCCTACGCGGTGGTCGGCTATGGCCGCTCGCGCGGCACCATGCCGGTGCAGATTGCCGGCAATGTGAAGCATGGCGGCCTCTACGAGGTCGGTTTCGGCGTCACGCTCGGCGACCTCGTCAACGCAATCGGCGGCGGTACGCTCACCGGCCGGCCGGTCAAGGCGGTTCAGGTCGGCGGGCCGCTCGGCGCCTATTTCCCGCCCTCGCTGTTCGATACGCCCTTCGACTATGAGGCCTTCGCGGCCCGCGACGGGCTGATCGGCCATGGCGGCGTCGTCGTCTTCGACGACACCGTGGAAATGGGCGAGATGGCCCGCTTCGCGCTGGAATTCTGCGGGATCGAAAGCTGCGGCAAGTGCACGCCCTGCCGCATCGGCGCGGTGCGCGGCGTCGAGGTCATGGACGAAATCCTCGTCGGCCGCGATGTCGAGGTGAACACCGCGTTGATCGAGGATCTGTGCGAAACCATGAAATTCGGCTCGCTCTGCGCCCTTGGCGGCTTCACGCCCTATCCTGTCCTGAGTGCGCTTCATCATTATCCGGACGATTTCGGCCTCAAGCCGAAACTCGCCGCGGCGGCCGAGTAG
- a CDS encoding formate dehydrogenase subunit gamma: protein MLDMAQRVGEIVDRHAGREGSALPILHDIQAAFGYVPSEAVPIVAHALNRSRAEIHGVVTFYHDFRSTPAGRHVVRVCKAEACKSMGSHAIVAAFEAALGQKIGTTSEDGEVTLEPVYCLGLCATAPNAMIDGKPAGRLDPVAVERLVAEIER from the coding sequence ATGCTCGATATGGCGCAAAGGGTTGGGGAGATCGTCGATCGCCATGCGGGGCGGGAGGGCTCGGCCTTGCCGATCCTGCACGATATCCAGGCGGCGTTCGGCTATGTGCCGTCCGAGGCAGTGCCGATCGTCGCGCATGCGCTCAACCGCAGCCGGGCCGAGATCCACGGCGTCGTCACCTTCTACCATGATTTCCGCTCGACCCCGGCCGGCCGCCATGTGGTGCGGGTCTGCAAGGCCGAGGCGTGTAAATCCATGGGGTCTCACGCCATCGTCGCGGCTTTCGAGGCCGCGCTCGGGCAGAAGATCGGCACGACATCGGAGGATGGCGAGGTGACGCTGGAACCGGTCTATTGCCTCGGCCTCTGCGCTACGGCGCCGAATGCGATGATCGACGGCAAGCCCGCCGGAAGGCTCGATCCCGTCGCGGTCGAACGGCTGGTGGCGGAGATCGAGCGATGA